In Halopiger aswanensis, the DNA window GCCGCGACGCGGCCCGACAGCGACGTCTCCTACGACACCGGCCTCGTCTGCTCGCTCGCCGATACCCAGGACGACCTCGACGGCAACCAGCACGCGATCTCGGCCGATCCGCGACTGCTCGAGGCCCACGGGCTGTCGGCCGGGGACCAGCTCCGGGTCGAGCGCTCCGACGACGAGTTCGCGGCCTACACGGTCGCCGAGAGCCGCCCCGAGGCGCCACAGGGAATCGTCCGCATGTCCGACAGCGGGCAGTACCGCCTCGACCTCGCCGACCGAGAGTGGTCGGCCGAGGACGATCTGAACACGTGTCCCGCGCCCCGAACCGATCACTCGCTCGAGGACGAGTTCGAAGCCGACATCTCGACGACCCTGCCGCGACCGGATCTCTCGGTCGACGAGGCCCGCGAGCAGGGCGAACTCGTCGAGCAACTCGACGAGGGCGACGAGTCGCTGGTCGCGATCGCACCCCACGGCGGCGGCATGCAGCCGTGGACCGACGAGCAGGCGGCCCGCGTCGGCGAACTCGCGTCGGCGACGAGCTGGCGAGCGCTCGGCTGGGGCCCCTCGCCCGAGGGCGGCGCGTTCCGCCGGTGGTACGTCCCGTCCACGGAGATTTCCCCGGCCTCGTACCCGAAACTCGCCGAGATCGCCGACACCGAGTTCGACGTCGCCGTCGACTTCGGTGGCGTCTGCGAGTCGGGTATCGAGGTCGGCGGCACCGCCGACGAGTCGCTGCGCGCCGAGATTCGCGATGCGATCAACGAGGCACTGCCGCGCTGTGCCGTCGAAGCGACGCTCCCCGACGAGCCCGACGGCACGGCCGACTCGATGCTGGTCAACCGGCTCGGCGAGGACGGCGTCTTCGTCTCCCAGAGCTACGCGACCCGCCGCGCGTACTGGAAGCAGATCGCTCACGGCGTCGCCGCCGCCCTGAGCGACGACGTGAGCGCCGCCCTCGCATCGCTCGAGTCGGCCGGCTGTTAGCGCCCCGAACGTCGGCCCGACGGCGCTATTTTTCGGCTTGATTCGAAGGCGGTATACTTGTCCCGGCCCCATATCGACCCGATGCCACTGCGCGTGACGTTTTTGGGAACGGCCGGGGCGATTCCGACGACCGAGCGGAATCCGAGCGGAATCTTCGTCTCCCGCGAGGGCGAGGAGCTGCTGTTCGACGCCGGCGAGGGGACCCAGCGCCAGATGATGCGCTTTGGCACCGGCTTTTCGGTCTCGCACCTGTTCGTCACGCACCTCCACGGCGACCACGTCCTCGGGATTCCGGGGCTGCTCCAGACCATGGACTTCAACGAGCGCGAGGAGCCCCTCGCGATTCACACGCCACGCGGCACGCGCCGGAAACTCGAGTCGCTCGTGAACGCCCTCGACAACGACCCCGCCTTCCCCGTGCGGATCAACGAGGTCGGCGACGGGGACGTGGCCTACCGCGCCGACGAGTACGAGGTCCGCGCGTTCGGGACCGACCACGACGCCCGGTCGGTCGGCTACGCCCTCGTCGAGGACGACCGCAAGGGCCGGTTCGACCGCGAGCGCGCCGAGGAACTCGGCGTCCCGGTCGGGCCGAAGTTCTCTAAACTCCACGAGGGCACCCCCGTCGAACTCGAGGACGGCACCGTCGTCGAGCCCGAGCAGGTCGTCGGCGACCCGCGACCGGGGCGTACGATCGTCTACACCGGTGATACGCGGCCGACGGTGGCGACGATCGAAGTCGCCGACGACCCCGACCTGCTGATCCACGACGCGACCTTCGCCGAGGATCGGGCCGACCGCGCGACGAAGACGGCCCACTCGACGGCCAAACAGGCCGCCGAAATCGCCAACCGGGCCGGTGCGAGTCGGCTGGCGCTGATGCACCTGTCCTCGCGCTACGCGGGCTATACGGACGATCACCTCGCGGAGGCCCGCGAGGTGTTCGACGGCGAGGTCTTCGTCCCCGAGGACGGGCAGAAACTCGAGATTCCGTATCCTGACGCGGACGCAGACCCGGACGAGTAGCCGGTCGACCGAGACGCCGAGACGCTATTCGCGGAGACGCTACTCGTGGCCGTACACCGGCACCGGCTCGTAGGGCTCCTCGAGGTAGTCGACGTCCGAATCTGAAAGGTCGATCTCGAGCGCTTCCACCGCTTCTTCGAGGTGCTCGACGCTCGAGGTGCCGACGATCGGCGCGGTCACGTTGTCGTTCTGGAAGTGCCAGGCCAGCGCGATCTGGGCCATCGTGACGCCCTTCTCGTCGGCCAGTTCCTGAACCCGTTCGTTGATCGCCTCGCTGCCCGAGAACTCGTGGTAGGGGACGCCGGCCTCTTCGGCCTCGTGCTCGCCGCGGGTCGTCGTCTGGAACTCCTCGTGGGGACGTGCGAGGTAGCCCGCCCCGAGCGGGCTCCACGGAATCGTGCCGACGTCGTACTGCTCGCAGACGGGGTACATCTCGCGCTCCTCCTCGCGGTAGGCCAGATGATAGAGGTTCTGCATCGTCTCGAACGGCGCCAGTCCCTCCCGCTCGCTCACTCGCCGGGCCTCGAGGAACTGGTGGGCCCACATCGACGAGGCGCCGATATGGCGAACCTTGCCGCGCCGGACGGCGTCGTCTAACGCCCGCAGCGTCGTCTCGATCGGCGTGTCGTAATCCCAGCGGTGGATCTGGTAGAGGTCGAGCGCGTCCATCCCCAGCCGGTCCAGGGTGTGTTCGAGTTCCTGTTCGATGGTCTTTCTCGAGAGCCCGGTCGCGTTGCGGTGGTCGTTTGCGCCCCTGAACCGGACCTTCGAGGCGACGACCATCTCGTCGCGGTCGTAGTCGGCGAGCACGTCGCCGAGGATCTCCTCGCTCTCGCCGTAGGAGTAGATATTGGCGGTGTCGAAGAAGTTGATTCCCAGATCGATCGCGCGCTCGATGAGTTCGCGGCTCTCATCCTCGTCTAACATCCACTCGCGATCGGTGCCGAAGCTCATGCAGCCGAGACAGATCTTGCTGACTTCCATGCCGGTCGAACCGAGTGTGGTGTACTCCATGCGAACACATGACTCAGGGGCCGTCAAATAGCCACGGTCAGCGGCAGAACAGTTACGACAGCCACGTAATGAGACGTGCCTGTGGCCGCCCCGTGACCGGTCGACGAACTCGAGAAGCGAGTTCTCGTCCTCGAATCCCGACACTGAACCGCCGTTGCCCCCCGCCATGGGTTTATATTCGGGGATTGCCTAACGGTATCCGTGAGCACCCGAACGAGTGCGCTCGATGCAGTCGTCTTCGGAGTCGACGTGCAAAGCGGCGACGTGCGGGGCGACGCGCCCTCCTACGCACTGGTTAGGTACGACGGCGAGGAGGTCCGCCGCGACGTCGTCTCCCACCGCAAACTCCGGCGACTGATCGACGACGAGGAGCCGGCGATCGTCGCGACGGACAACATGTACGAGCTGGCCGCCGACAAGGACCAGCTCATCCACTTCCTCGGGTCACTGCCCTCCGGAACCAAGCTCGTCCAGGTGACCGGCGCCGAGCAGCCCGAACCCCTCTCCCGGGTCGCGAAGCGCCACGGAATCCCCTACGGCAAGCAACCGATGAAGGAGGCCGAGGCCGCGGCCCGCCTCGCGGCCCACAACGTCGGCTACGAGGTGTCGGCCTTTACCGACACTACGGAGGTCAAGGTCTCGAGGGGCCGCTCGACCGGCAGCGGCGGCTGGAGCGAGGACCGCTACACCCGCCGCATCCACGGCTCCGTCAAGAAACGCTCCCGCGAAGTCGAATCGGAACTCGAGGACGCCAACCTCGAGTACGAGCGCGACGTTCGGGAGGCCTACGGCGGCTACGCGAACGCCGTCTTCACCGTCGAAGCCAAGCCCAGCGAGATTCCGGTCTCGCGCAACCGCTCGGGCGACGTTCGCGTCGAGATCGAACGGGAGCGCCGGGACGGCATCGAGTTCCGGCCGCTCGCCAAGCGCCGGGACCACGTCATCGTCGGGATCGACCCCGGCACGACGACCGCCGTCGCCATCGTCGGCCTCGAGGGCGAGGTGTTAGACGTCTGGAGCTCCCGGACCAGCGACACCGCCGAGGTCATCGAGTGGATCGTCGAGCGGGGCCGGCCGATCGTCGTCGCGGCGGACGTAACGCCGATGCCCGAGACGGTGGAAAAATTCCGCCGGAGCTTCGACGCCGCCGGTTGGGCCCCCGAGACCGACCTGCCGGTCGACGAGAAGCAACACCGCACGCGCGAGCACCCCTACGAGAACGACCACCAGCGCGACGCGATGGCAGCCGCGCTCTACGCCTTCGACGCCCGCGAGGACCAGTTCGAGCGCATC includes these proteins:
- a CDS encoding poly-gamma-glutamate hydrolase family protein, with product MTSYQAATRPDSDVSYDTGLVCSLADTQDDLDGNQHAISADPRLLEAHGLSAGDQLRVERSDDEFAAYTVAESRPEAPQGIVRMSDSGQYRLDLADREWSAEDDLNTCPAPRTDHSLEDEFEADISTTLPRPDLSVDEAREQGELVEQLDEGDESLVAIAPHGGGMQPWTDEQAARVGELASATSWRALGWGPSPEGGAFRRWYVPSTEISPASYPKLAEIADTEFDVAVDFGGVCESGIEVGGTADESLRAEIRDAINEALPRCAVEATLPDEPDGTADSMLVNRLGEDGVFVSQSYATRRAYWKQIAHGVAAALSDDVSAALASLESAGC
- the rnz gene encoding ribonuclease Z; this translates as MPLRVTFLGTAGAIPTTERNPSGIFVSREGEELLFDAGEGTQRQMMRFGTGFSVSHLFVTHLHGDHVLGIPGLLQTMDFNEREEPLAIHTPRGTRRKLESLVNALDNDPAFPVRINEVGDGDVAYRADEYEVRAFGTDHDARSVGYALVEDDRKGRFDRERAEELGVPVGPKFSKLHEGTPVELEDGTVVEPEQVVGDPRPGRTIVYTGDTRPTVATIEVADDPDLLIHDATFAEDRADRATKTAHSTAKQAAEIANRAGASRLALMHLSSRYAGYTDDHLAEAREVFDGEVFVPEDGQKLEIPYPDADADPDE
- a CDS encoding aldo/keto reductase, with product MEYTTLGSTGMEVSKICLGCMSFGTDREWMLDEDESRELIERAIDLGINFFDTANIYSYGESEEILGDVLADYDRDEMVVASKVRFRGANDHRNATGLSRKTIEQELEHTLDRLGMDALDLYQIHRWDYDTPIETTLRALDDAVRRGKVRHIGASSMWAHQFLEARRVSEREGLAPFETMQNLYHLAYREEEREMYPVCEQYDVGTIPWSPLGAGYLARPHEEFQTTTRGEHEAEEAGVPYHEFSGSEAINERVQELADEKGVTMAQIALAWHFQNDNVTAPIVGTSSVEHLEEAVEALEIDLSDSDVDYLEEPYEPVPVYGHE
- a CDS encoding DUF460 domain-containing protein → MSTRTSALDAVVFGVDVQSGDVRGDAPSYALVRYDGEEVRRDVVSHRKLRRLIDDEEPAIVATDNMYELAADKDQLIHFLGSLPSGTKLVQVTGAEQPEPLSRVAKRHGIPYGKQPMKEAEAAARLAAHNVGYEVSAFTDTTEVKVSRGRSTGSGGWSEDRYTRRIHGSVKKRSREVESELEDANLEYERDVREAYGGYANAVFTVEAKPSEIPVSRNRSGDVRVEIERERRDGIEFRPLAKRRDHVIVGIDPGTTTAVAIVGLEGEVLDVWSSRTSDTAEVIEWIVERGRPIVVAADVTPMPETVEKFRRSFDAAGWAPETDLPVDEKQHRTREHPYENDHQRDAMAAALYAFDAREDQFERIARKLPPGLDRGEVTARVVAGEESVEAVLADLEDDDDGEEESTEHQPRELTEEEKRIKDLKRQVERLQSHVDTLEDRLEQKDDRIDDLESELEAARRKERKEVRKDREVTRYRRKAERLEYERDEAREEVEALEKKVERMKALWKLDHSNFSDVSAKKEGLVPVKVVEKFTKGAIREADEQYGIAPGDVVYLRDASGAGRSTAELLADFEPRVILKDGGLSDIADEILFDEEIPVGPADDVAMQEVDELAVAREDDVEAVIDDWHERARDRRLDRKAEMVDQLISEHRAGNNEV